From Neofelis nebulosa isolate mNeoNeb1 chromosome X, mNeoNeb1.pri, whole genome shotgun sequence:
TGTGGCAGGTGGGTGGTCGGCGAGcagggaagcaggtggggaggcTGTTGGACTCTGGAGGAGCTGGGCTCCCTTGGTGGGAGGAAGGGTGACCCGTTGCAGGGGTCCCGCGCATCTGAGGAGGTCCAGGGCCACGTCCGATCCGATCCGTGTCAGCAAACCCCGGTGGCTCTCCCGTCAAGATCCAATCGGAACCcgttcccttctccccacctccactggcCGCAGCCTGGGGGTCTCTCGCCTGCGTGCCAGTCTCCCCACTTCTGTCCTGCCTGCCCTCGTCCCCTTCCCAGCGCAGCAGGCACTGGGAACCTGATAAGACGTAAGTTGCATCCCGTCCCGCTCCGTTCAAGACTCCCTAGGGTCATCGACGGCACCCAAACTCCTTCCTTCGTGTCCCACGACCCTTTGCTGCCGCAGGTGCACCTCCATGCTGACGGGCCCACCTGCTTCTTACCCCCCGACACCTGTGAAAGTAATGCAGGTGGGGAGAGCGTGGGACGCAACCTTAAGGAGAGCGGCCAGGAATGCTATTTGAGTGGGCCAGATGGAACCCCGGGGGAAGAGAGTTccaggcagggaagaggcagtgCAGGGGTCCCGAGGCAGGCCTGGGCCTGGTGTGtttcagagaagggaggaggccagtgtggctggatcCGAGTGAGcaaggtggagaggggagggaaggaggccgtGGAAGATGCGGGCCGGAACACATCTGACTCGGCGGGCCTCGGGGAAGGGCTCTGGCTTAGTCTCTGGGAGGGGAGCCCGGGGACGCGTTGGAAtcgacttgttttgtgacctgaCTGACGTGTTAAGGCCGCCCGGCACCTTCAGCAGTCCGTCTGTGGGGCCAGGGCGGTGGCCTAACTCTGGGCTttgctgggagagggagggaggctcacACTAAGTTCCGGTCTCTTGACGATCTGGCACCACAATTCCGGGCCAGTCTTGGGAGCCCTATCCGGAAAGGGTGGGTCCCAGTGccccttctctttgtccctttcctCCAGCTGCCCCttgcagcccctcccctccctctctggacTCTTACCCACAGAAGACTCTACCACCATACGGCTTGAAGGCCTACGAGCTAGGAGCCAATGCCTTTGTGAACTTAAAGAGCCCAGTTTCTCTGTTAAAAGAAAGGAGAGCCACGTTCTCAGGTGAAGTGACAAGAAAACCTACGGTTCCTCAATTCAATAAAGgacaagacttttctttttttaaaaaaaaaaattttttttaacatttatttatttttgagacagagagagacagagcatgaacgggggaggggcagagagagagggagacacagaatctgaaacgggctccaggctctgagcagtcagcacagagcccgacgcggggctcgaactcacggacctcgagatcgtgacctgagccgaagtcggacgcttaaccgactgagccacccaggcgccccaaaggacaAGACTTTTCTATTGCAagtgaagaaagacaaaaagaaaagcaataaaaagtattcacgacgggggtgcctgggtggctcagtcggttgaaggtctgacttcggctcaggtcacgatctcacagttcgtgggtttgagccctgcgtcgagctctgtgctgacagctcagagcctgcagtctgcctcagattctgtgtctccctctctgtctctctgccccttccccgctcacgctgtctctgtcttgctctcaaaactaaataaaagcattcaaagaaaaagagaaagaaagaaagaaagaaagaaagaaagaaagaaagaaagaaagaagaaaaaaaggattcatGTTGGCTTAAGCAAAGGGAGAGTTTCTGGATGTGTGTAACTGAACGAtcgtggcgggggcggggggcgggtagTTCtgtcttcaggcatggctggatccaggattTGGTTCTCTGCGATGTGCCTTCCTGCTCTTGCTTCCCATCTGTCCAGTGTCAGCCTgttccttccccccgcccccgtaGCCCCGGAAAGGCCGGAAAGGAAGGAACCAAAACCGTGTTTGCTTACAGAGATCATGACCATGCATGTAGAAACTCCGAGGGAACCCTCGTGAGGCTAGCACTCCTGTTTAGCGAGGTTCCAAGACACAAGCTATTCAGAGGGAgctaaccaccccccaccccgcccccaaacCCGTAGCCACTTGTGGCACCACTCCCTTGCTCATGGGAAACAAGGCCAGTAAGCCCCAAAACTCCTACTCTAGTGTTTCCGTGCTTATTTCCCTGGTACAAAAGGAGTCTTCTACTTCGGTAGGAAGCCACCCTACTGGTTGGTGGTGCGGGGAGACCAGACTTGTGGCGGCGGGGCGCCTTTTCTGGAGAGCACTCGTGTGCCGAGAAGCTATAGAACGCGGGAATTCTACCTCTTGGAAACGATCTGAAGGAAGTAACTGTTCGCGCAAAGACTTCTGTTCAAGAATCCCATTGACTCACACGACCCATAACAGGGGCAAAGCTGAGAACGACCGGACTGCTCAACATTATGTAATAATACATTTGTGTGTCTCCTGGATAACAGTTTTTGAAGGGTTCTTAGGGAGTGGGAAAGCTAGTACGTTCAacggggaaaaacaaaaacaaaacaaaacaaaaaaggatccGGAGAAAAGTTAACGCTAAACTGGAAAATGCATACATTATACGTTGTTATCCATTTAATGGGTAAATACAACTAAGAACGTATTCCAAAACGTCAGCAGTCTTTACCGCTGAATACAGGACCCGATTTTCCTCTCCCTGAGTCGTCTTGGATAAGCTTGGGCTGCTGGACTACGATTCCCAGAACCTCCCTTCCAACACCAGAACACAGGTAAGAAAATGTGGAGGCGCAGGAACTGAGAAGAAACTCGGACACAAAAGAGTCGCTCAGTTTCATGTTGTGCAGTAACAAACACGTAAGCGCCCGTCCCTCCAGGCGCAGGGAAGGAACTGAAGTGGGCCAAGAGCCACCGAGGCCCAGACCTGCAGGACGTTAGACCCCCGATAATAAAGTGGCGAGGACGCCAAGTGTCAACGCCCTGTGCCTTGCCCAGTGAGGGCTGCCAGGTTAGGCCTCGGCCCCCTTTCCCGGGCCTAGGCGTCGCGGAGGCCGGGACCCCAAGGCGCGAATGTTTCCTATCACCAGGGGAAGCCGGTCCAGGAAGGAGTTGACGGAAACTCGGAAGAAGATGGGGTTTTCAGTAGTCCATCTCCTAAaagtgagggaagagggaaatcCGGTTAAAGGGGAGAGCTGCTGTGGAGGTGCAGGGcaccagccccttcccccacacaaccccccaccccccgcctcccaccTAACGCGTGTGTCGGGGCCTCCACGACGGCACCGGAAGGCAGAGATGCGACCACGGCACCCGCCGCCACCGCCCACCCGTCCCGCGCATACTCTTGGAGGACGCACACGGCCAGGGCGCTGCCCCTCACGCAGAGCTCCTTCTGAGCCAACCCTCGGTGGCGTTGGACGTGTGTAGTCAGGGACCTGCGGGCCATCTCTGCCTCCAGGGGCGACCGGAAAGACACAGTGAGCCTGCTGGGAGGCACCCGGTTAAGGCACAACGGGCTCCCGGAGTTCCCATGGCCTGAAGCCTCCCGACCACTCAGAGGCCCGCTTCTACCCCCCGGGACACTCGCGCTCCCTCCCGCCACCTCTGCCCACCCTGAGCCGCTTCCCCCACCCTGGGGGCCCGCGGCCACCGGCTGTCCCTGTCCCGCCAggctgcccacccccgcccccgtccgTCCCGTCCCCGGGCTGCCGCCCTGCTCCCCAGCCACCCCGCCACGGCCCCTGCCCAGACAGAGGCTCCACGGAAAGGATACAACTCCAGCAGTCTTGAGGAGGTCACTGCCGCCGGCGTTGCGTCTCCACCAGGGGCCAGGGCCCTCGGGGCCCGTTCGGCCAGGGGAGGGGCGCAGGCCCCCTCGACCACTGCTCCCTTGCTGCCAGGGCCACCCTCGCCATCGTGGCGGCTGCAGTTGCCCTGGCAACCGGGACCTCGGGGGCTAAGCTGGGGGTCGTGGCCGTCCGTGCCTCCGTCGGAGGCCTGTGGGGCTGCCCCCGCGTCCTCCGCGCCACCCTCGGGAGCCCGCGTGACCGCCGCGCCGTCCGCGCCGTCCTCGTCAGGGGCCTGCGTGACCGCCACTTCCTCCGCGCCGTCGTCCGGGGCCGGAGAGGCCGCTTCGTCGTCCGGGGCCCTCATGGCCGCCGCACCGGCCTCCTCAGAGCCCACCGCTACGCTGCGCCCAGTGTCGGCGGACCGCTGAGACCCCCGGCAGGCCTCGCGAAGCCCGGCCCCTCGGCGCGCAAGGCTGTCGGGGATGGCCAGGGCGCCTGCGCAGACAGACCCCGCGGAGCTGGTTCCCACCGAGCCGGCCTCGCTgtgttggcccagagcctggatccgGTGGACGCTGACCCGGAGGAGATGGAGGCTGGTTCCGGAAGCTTCGCCCCTCGACGCGTGACGTCACTGTCGGTCTCCTGCGTCCCCGAGAGCATTCCGGTGAGGCCACTGGCACCTGACTGTTTCCCCGcccggcccgcccctccccccaagcgTGTGTCTGCGCAGGCGCCAGCCGGGCGCACGTGCGAGCAGCCAACTGACCGCCGCCCACCCGGGTCCTGGGCATCGAGGCGTGGGCCGCGCTCAGGCGCTTCTGGGCAGCACCGTGCCTGTCCCTGTCTGTGGGCTCCCCGTACGCCTCGGGTCTGCGTGTGCCGGGACCCGTCCACGAgggcgggcgggggggtggggggccgaaGCAGGATGCTGAGCAGGGGCCACTCCCAGGCCctgcctgtcctcagggagcaCGCCCCGCGCGCGGCCCCTAGGGGAGCTGGAATGGACGGGCCTCGCTCCCTCACCACTTCTCGGTCCCGGGCACCGTCAGTCCCCTAGTGCCTGCCAGCCTGGGGGAGGGTACACCGCCGAGGGCGTGACCGGCCTCCGGCCTGGGGCTCCCAGACTCCCGCCTCCCACACCGCAATGGCTGCGGGCTTGGGCCGGGGGCCCGGGGGCCCAGGGGGGCCCAGCTGGCCCCGAGGGCAGCGGCACGGGGGAGCACCGCCCCGGCGACAGCTCCCCCGTCGCTTTGGCCTCTGCTGCGGCAGCCCTGATgggctgtccctcccccaggaaCAAAGTCTTGTGGctctcggggggcgggggggggggcctggagtTGCCAGGGTCCCTCAGCTGGGAGGTGACCCTGTGTCTGCCGGCCTGCTGGGGGCTGGCCTACTTCTGTGTCTGCAAGGAGGTCAAGTCAAGAGGAAAGGTACAGCTGGAGGCGGGCGGGTCGGGGTGGGTGatgatggcaggggtggggacagcaTGTCCGGTGGGGAGAAGGGGTGTCTCCGCCCAGGGGCGAGGTGACCGGGCCAGGCCATGAGGCGGGGGCAGGTCCTTGAACCCAGCCCGGTGGATTTCCCACGCGTGCCTGGGTAGTCCTCCGCAACCTCCAAACTCCAGCCCAGCCGCTTTCCGTTCTGAGGGGACAGGCCCAGGCGACAGCCAGCTGAACTTGCCTGTGTCGGGTATTCCCGCCCcaatttccctctcttcctcactcactacttcctcactctctgctttGCGGCCAGCCTGGGGGGACCCGGCCCGTGGCCCTCCCTTGCCTACCTGTCCTGCTCtgctgagggtgggagggaggcagaggtctTCTCGGTCACCTCGCTGTCGCCTCTGTCTCTGGCCGGCCCAGTCCACTCCGCCCTGCCCAGGACCCTGCCCCTGTGCAGAGAACCAGAGGAGGCACGGGACCTGCCTCCAGGCCGATGTCCTGCTCCCCACCCGGGGAACGTCCTGCCTCCGCCCTCCCTCTACAGCTGACCTGTCCTTGCGGGGGCGGCCGATGGCCAGCTGAGTACCCCGCTTCCTTCGGGAGGAGCCCAGGCTCTGAGGAGTAGAAGGGGGGGCTGCAGGCTGGCCTCCCGCTTGACCTCGGAGCGGACCGTACCACAGTGGGGGGAGTGTGGCCCGCCTGCCCCCCTGCTGAGGCTGGGGGCCCCTAAGTCGGGAGGCGGGGCCGCAGGGCCCCTTCTGagcaggtccccccccccccccgccccagatcgTTTACTTCACGGCTACCTTCCCCTGCGTGGTCCTCGTCGTGCTGTTGGTGCGGGGAGTGCTGCTGCCCGGCGCCCTGGATGGCATCATCTACTCTCTCAAGCCTGACTTGTGGAAGCACTCGCTGGGTCGTGAGTGCCGGCATCCCGTGGGGCGTAGAGATCACGCACACAAGGACGTCAAAGAATTGAAAACGCTGAAGGTCATGTAAAGTCACTGTGAACGTTTTGGGggagaaatacacaaaaaagaagtGGGGACCACCCTCAATGCCACCACACAGAGATACGAGGTATTTACACTTCAGGCTACCGTTGGCCGGATTTCCGTGCACATATACAGTAGCTTCCTAAGTTGGGATTTTAGTGATTTCCCTTTTGCATCGTGGTTTTTCCTATGCGACCGCATCCCTGTTCTCCATGGCCACTAACTACTTTAGCTCCAGTCGCCAtcccttccctccttgcctcctaCTGGCAGGCTTGCCCCCCGGCGGGAGCCCCTTCGTGACCTTCCCAGACCGCCGATCTGATCCGCACCTGTGCTCAGTCGCCCCCTCCAAAGGCCGCTTTGGTGTGTCTACCTGTACCGGGGAAGGGGACGGGGTGCGGGGCCGTGTCCGTCTGGGCTGTGGCCCATCTCCCTCCACGAACCGCTGCGAGGTCGTGGAGCCCCACGTGCTGGGGACACTGAGCCCAAGGAAGAGACAGGGCCCTCTGGACAACAGGCCGTGGTGTGTGGCGGCCTCCCACgaggtctggggaggggctaggggtgtgggagggggtggagcTGAGGTAGGACTGGTTTGCGTGGGTGCAGTGGGGTCACACGTCACAGCGCGTGGCGACGATTGGTGAGGGAGCAGCTGCTGGAGAGGCAGCAGCTGCTGGAGAGGCGGCCGAGGGCGGGGTTTATAGACGTGCATGTGTTGAAAGATCCTTGTTTTCCGGCTGCAGGTTCCTCCTGCCCGTGCCTGGAGATGAGAGCTGCCTGCCCCGTAGACAGTGACAAAGAacagggcagacagagacagtCCGACGCTCAGGCTGAGGCGCTCTTTGGTGACATTGCTCATTGAAATGCTTCCACCAGCCACAGGCCGCTCTAGACactggccaccttcttgctgtgacACCCGCCTCCAGGACAAGGCAGCTGTGCCTTTACTTTCCTCACTTGTCCTGAGGACCTATTCGGAGACGCTCAGGTACAGATTCATAACTATAGAGTCGCGGCGTTCTCCACAGCTCAGTCACGTGCTCAGAGGCTTTAGGAGTTGGGCCATGGCAGTCTGTTTGGGCATGGACACTGGGGACCATGAGCCGCACCACCGTGTGGGGAGTAGTGTCAGGCAGAGGCTTCCTGGCTAACGCAGCTGGCGGGCCGTCGAAGGCTCGTGGCACGGCTGGTTCAGGCAGACGCGTCCACTCGGGTGCCCATTTGGGCAGACGCACTAGGGTGTCGTGGCACTCTAAGGGGTGGAGCTTCATAAGTGAGAACTGATTGGCTACAGAAGGGACTGCTTGGTGGGAACCAATCACAGGTCAGGAGGCATGACCAGTGGTCCGTGTGGACAGTTGCTCTGGGCATCCGGAATTGCATTGTGGAGTAAAGGGGTGAAGCATTGTGAGAGAGCGCTTTGTCCTTCAGTGATGCCTTGAGAGGGTGGGAGGATTCAAAGTTGGGCCTCAGGTGGCTGGTGGAGGCCCCGTGAGGGCAGCAGACGAAGGCACAGGTGCCGTGGGCGTGGTGGTGGGCGCAGCAGGTGGTGGCCAGTGTGTGCCAGGTGGACCTCGTGGTGTCAGTGGCCCCAGAGTCCCTGGTGGTTCGGGTGGTGCCTGTGACCCTGGCCGTCCCAGCAACCCCGGAGGCCTGAGCAATCCGGAAAGAACCAGCATTGTGGGAGAGGTAGGTGCCGCCTCTGGTGGCGCTCTCCAAATGGAGCGGGCATCCTACACACCAGGTCCTGGTGGAGATGCCGCACCTGGCACTAGAGGTCCTGGTAACCGACTGCTCCAGTTGTATCCTATTCAAGGAGTCCCAGCGGGCTGGACggcagggggatgggctggagGTGGTTTGGCGCGCGgcggggtggggtgtggggggagacTTGGGGAAGTGGAGTTGcaaggggagcaggagggagcTCCGGGCACCTGGAGGGTATCGGCTCGGGTTtggcctgtgctgacagaggaTGCGGAGTGCGGTGGACCGCCTGATGGGACTGAAGCGGTAGGGACAATGCTATCCAGGGTGGCCTGGCTGTATAGGGTGGGAGGTTGTGGACAGCCTGAGGGtcagcctggggtggggaaggcaggccTCACTGACGAGGAGGCCTGAGGCACAGGCAAAATTAGTACTGTGGATGGTGCCTTAACCCAGTCTCCACCAGCACCCTCACTATACCTTTCCCATCGGCCATGGATGCAGAGATTGCCCACAGGTTCCTGACTCCAAACGAGGAGCTCCAGGAGCCAGTCCGGGAGGAGCTCAATGTGAACGGCAGCATCCTGACTGTGTTAGTTCTAGAACGGTCCAGGGAGAGGGTGGTGGCAGGTGACCAGGGACAAGGTCAATTCCGGGGGAGCTGTAATGGAGACCAGGGAAACAGGAAAGGAGTGAGTCGAAGGAAGGAGTGTGGTGCTCTAGGATCGTTGCTGTGTGAAGGGGCGGAGCGGGGAATGTGCCCCACCTGCCCTCTGACTTGACTTATTTTTTCCTACCTTGTAGCCGCTTCACTGCCGATGACCCTGGCCAgctccaaatgtccatcacctccTGTCTTGGCCAGCTTTCCCTAGTGATACGGACCATGCAGATCATCATGCCCCCCTTTTTTACAAAGCCGCAGCAGTGAAAAGGTGGCTGGACCCAACTCTGTGTCCCCCCCACATGACAGTGATTCCTGCAGCAGCTGCCGTTTTCTTACCGAGACCGCATCTTTTGCCTATACTGGCCCTTGGGTGCTTCagatccacattttttttttttttttttttttttttttttttttttggtgattaaATGGTAACTGCTACTATTCTATGTCTGGGTTTATTTTTAGCATCTACGCCTTCTCCTATTCTCGCCTTTGTTCTCAGGTAGGGGGAGAGATTCTGACATTCAGATACTCAAGTACTAGAAGGCAATTGAAGAAGACAAGTTAGgcgatgggagaaaaaaattatgtcccGTTATTCAGGACATTAACTACTGTCAACatgttagaatttttgttttagttttatactTGCATGTACATAGTCATGTATAATACCTGCGGAGTAAGGCTTTGTGGCTTATCGGCCTTGATTCAGATCTGTGGAGAAGAGCGCTGGGACAGCTGGCTAGGTCGGCCCCACTGCCCATTCTATACTCCCGTGTCATCAGAGGCCTCATTCCCTGAGGTTCCGAACCCACAATTCTCAGAGCTCCTTGTGGTTGGCTCTCACTTCACTTGTATCATCCTTCCCCAAAGTGTTTTTCCAGTTTATTACGCTGCTGCTTGCTTCCCTAAAGTCCTGACAAGGGTccttgaggaaaacaaaaaggggaagaggtctccctgaggcagggaggggacatgAAGTACATTACCCTTTGCCTTCCCCTCCAAGACTCTCTTATTTAGCACAACAGTGGGGCCACGTACAAGGCACCCGAGTGGCTGAGGAGGGGAATGGGCGACGCCCCGGTGCACGAGGTGAGTCTCTAAAATggagagaggaggaacagagcCTTGCCTGAGGGAGAATTAGCACTGccagcagagagagactgagctgtGGAGAACGCCGCGACTCTATAGTTATGAATCTGTACCTGAGCGTCTCCGAATAGGTCCTCAGGACAAGTGAGGAAAGTAAAGGCACAGCTGCCTTGTCCTGGAGGCGGGTgtcacagcaagaaggtggccagtGTCTAGAGCGGCCTGTGGCTGGTGGAAGCATTTCAATGAGCAATGTCACCAAAGAGCGCCTCAGCCTGAGCGNNNNNNNNNNNNNNNNNNNNNNNNNNNNNNNNNNNNNNNNNNNNNNNNNNNNNNNNNNNNNNNNNNNNNNNNNNNNNNNNNNNNNNNNNNNNNNNNNNNNNNNNNNNNNNNNNNNNNNNNNNNNNNNNNNNNNNNNNNNNNNNNNNNNNNNNNNNNNNNNNNNNNNNNNNNNNNNNNNNNNNNNNNNNNNNNNNNNNNNNNNNNNNNNNNNNNNNNNNNNNNNNNNNNNNNNNNNNNNNNNNNNNNNNNNNNNNNNNNNNNNNNNNNNNNNNNNNNNNNNNNNNNNNNNNNNNNNNNNNNNNNNNNNNNNNNNNNNNNNNNNNNNNNNNNNNNNNNNNNNNNNNNNNNNNNNNNNNNNNNNNNNNNNNNNNNNNNNNNNNNNNNNNNNNNNNNNNNNNNNNNNNNNNNNNNNNNNNNNNNNNNNNNNNNNNNNNNNNNNNNNNNNNNNNNNNNNNNNNNNNNNNNNNNNNNNNNNNNNNNNNNNNNNNNNNNNNNNNNNNNNNNNNNNNNNNNNNNNNNNNNNNNNNNNNNNNNNNNNNNNNNNNNNNNNNNNNNNNNNNNNNNNNNNNNNNNNNNNNNNNNNNNNNNNNNNNNNNNNNNNNNNNNNNNNNNNNNNNNNNNNNNNNNNNNNNNNNNNNNNNNNNNNNNNNNNNNNNNNNNNNNNNNNNNNNNNNNNNNNNNNNNNNNNNNNNNNNNNNNNNNNNNNNNNNNNNNNNNNNNNNNNNNNNNNNNNNNNNNNNNNNNNNNNNNNNNNNNNNNNNNNNNNNNNNNNNNNNNNNNNNNNNNNNNNNNNNNNNNNNNNNNNNNNN
This genomic window contains:
- the LOC131502291 gene encoding EKC/KEOPS complex subunit Lage3-like isoform X1 translates to MRAPDDEAASPAPDDGAEEVAVTQAPDEDGADGAAVTRAPEGGAEDAGAAPQASDGGTDGHDPQLSPRGPGCQGNCSRHDGEGGPGSKGAVVEGACAPPLAERAPRALAPGGDATPAAVTSSRLLEFRLTVSFRSPLEAEMARRSLTTHVQRHRGLAQKELCVRGSALAVCVLQERWTTENPIFFRVSVNSFLDRLPLVIGNIRALGSRPPRRLGPGKGAEA
- the LOC131502291 gene encoding EKC/KEOPS complex subunit LAGE3-like isoform X3, with translation MRAPDDEAASPAPDDGAEEVAVTQAPDEDGADGAAVTRAPEGGAEDAGAAPQASDGGTDGHDPQLSPRGPGCQGNCSRHDGEGGPGSKGAVVEGACAPPLAERAPRALAPGGDATPAAVTSSRLLEFRLTVSFRSPLEAEMARRSLTTHVQRHRGLAQKELCVRGSALAVRWTTENPIFFRVSVNSFLDRLPLVIGNIRALGSRPPRRLGPGKGAEA
- the LOC131502291 gene encoding EKC/KEOPS complex subunit Lage3-like isoform X2 translates to MRAPDDEAASPAPDDGAEEVAVTQAPDEDGADGAAVTRAPEGGAEDAGAAPQASDGGTDGHDPQLSPRGPGCQGNCSRHDGEGGPGSKGAVVEGACAPPLAERAPRALAPGGDATPAAVTSSRLLELLTVSFRSPLEAEMARRSLTTHVQRHRGLAQKELCVRGSALAVCVLQERWTTENPIFFRVSVNSFLDRLPLVIGNIRALGSRPPRRLGPGKGAEA